A single window of Cydia strobilella chromosome 18, ilCydStro3.1, whole genome shotgun sequence DNA harbors:
- the LOC134749390 gene encoding three prime repair exonuclease 2-like, with protein MLSLSVAIMAPIATYVFLDLGTTGKDPKVDEITELAMVAVNRQHLLDTSDSKSKKLRVQNKLIRCFKVDRKMTYYAKSNGRGGFKNEDLQHECYFDKSSFPMIDNFLNTLKKPVCLIAHNGGNFDFPILKRYFTKLGVKFSDANLMYTDTLLAFSDIIENTTAYEEAGTSSGNDLNESPPKRQCIARGRVRLHAKYRKYPNTRLKHDNPEESYKLTYVYKRLLNKSPRKAHQGAADCDLMLKIAEHLGRKFVKWIDDDKYNLCRFPADVRDP; from the coding sequence ATGCTATCATTATCAGTTGCAATTATGGCTCCGATAGCTACATACGTGTTTCTAGACCTCGGTACTACCGGTAAAGACCCTAAAGTGGACGAAATAACAGAATTAGCCATGGTGGCGGTGAATCGTCAACACCTTCTTGATACGAGTGATTCGAAGTCTAAGAAGCTCAGGGTTCAAAACAAGTTGATACGCTGCTTCAAAGTTGACAGGAAAATGACTTATTATGCGAAATCTAACGGCCGAGGCGGCTTTAAAAACGAAGATCTCCAACACGAGTGTTACTTCGACAAATCTAGTTTTCCTATGATCGATAATTTCCTCAATACTCTGAAGAAACCTGTGTGCTTGATTGCGCACAACGGTGGGAACTTTGATTTCCCTATATTGAAGAGGTATTTCACTAAACTCGGTGTCAAATTTTCGGATGCTAACCTCATGTACACTGATACATTACTGGCGTTCTCTGACATTATAGAGAACACAACAGCATATGAGGAGGCTGGAACATCAAGCGGCAATGACTTGAACGAAAGCCCCCCTAAAAGGCAATGTATTGCACGAGGAAGAGTCCGACTCCATGCAAAATACCGCAAATATCCGAACACGCGCTTAAAACACGATAATCCTGAAGAATCGTACAAGCTGACATATGTATACAAACGATTGTTGAATAAATCCCCTAGGAAAGCACATCAAGGTGCAGCGGACTGTGACTTGATGTTGAAGATCGCAGAGCATCTTGGTCGAAAGTTTGTAAAATGGattgatgatgataaatataatcTTTGTCGCTTCCCTGCCGACGTACGTGACCCGTAG